The window TCCGCCAGAGCCTCCTCCAGCCTTATCTCGGCATACCTCTTGAGATCCCTCCAAGGATGAATTATCTGCACACACGGCACGGCCCAGATCGATATAAAATTGAATCGCCGGCGATTGGCAGAACGGGTTCGACGACGGCGAGACGGCCGCTCTGCGAATCTCGCCTATCGTAAATCTATGTCAAGTTCGCCGATCTTATGAGTTCTGGAAGTTCTTTAAAGACGGCTTGTGTATACACACGAGGTGTTTACGGTTAAGGCGAGGGTATGGGCCGTGGGCCGGATATCCGGCGCGGTGGAGGTGGACCTCCTAGTGGATACCGGCGCCACGTACACGGTGTTGCCGGCCAGCCTGCTCGCTAGGCTCGGGTAGCTCCCCTCAAGACGGTTAGGCTCAGGCTGGCCGACGGCCGGGTCGTCGAGAGGGAGTTAGGCGAGGTGGGGATAGAGGTCGAAGGCCTTAGGGCGTCGGCCACCCCCGCGGTGCTCGGCGAGGAGGGCATATATCTGCTGAGCTCCGTCGCCATGGAGCAATTGGGCCTCGCCCCGGATCTCATCGAGAAGAGGCTTAAGCTTGTGGAGGCGCTCTTTATGTCAACGCCTTCTGTAGGTGTAGTAGGTCCTCTGGCCGAAGTCGTGGAGATCCACGCCTAGGGCCGACAGCCTCTCCCTTATCTGATCCGCCAACTGGTACTGCCTTTCCTGCCTCAGCCTGGCCCTCGCCTCCACCAGCGCCTTGACAGCCTCCTGCACCTCCTTCGGCACCTCCCTCCTCTCCAACAAGCCCAACACGTCCGCCATCTCGACGTATTTGGAGAGCACGTCGAGGACGGCCTCCCGCGAGATCTTGTCTATTTTATGTAGTACGGTGGAGATTATGTAGCGCGCCGCGTCGTACAGCCTCTGGGCGGCCTCGTTGGTCGAGAAGTCGTCGTTGAGGGCCTCGTAGAACCCCTCCACGTATTTGTAGAAGGGCTCGACGACGGGCTCCGAGCCGCCCTCGCCGGCGTCTGCCACGGCCTGCCCCAACTCGTCGTAGGCCGTGTATAGGGTCTTGACCATGTCCTCGGCCCGGTCCAAGAGCTCGAAGCTGAACTCCATGGGCTTGCGGTAGTGGCTCATGGCGTAGGCCAGCCTCAGAGCCTCGCCGCTGTACTTAGAGAGGACCTCCCTCAAGGTGATTATGTTGCCGAGCGACTTCGACATCTTCTCGCCCCTAACGGTCAGATAGCCCACGTGGATCCAGTACCGGGCGAAGTAGTCCACGCCGAACATGGCGCGGGCTATGGCTATCTCGTTCTCGTGGTGGGGGAATATGAGGTCGGCGCCGCCGCCGTGGAAGTCGAAGGGGACGCCCAGATGCTTCGTCGACATGACGACGCACTCCAAATGCCAGCCCGGCCTGCCGGGGCACCAAGGGGAGTCCCACCAGGGCTCGCCCGGCGACCAGCTCTTCCACAAGGCGAAGTCGAGAGGATTCCTCTTGCCCGGCTCCGGCTCGACTCTGGCCCCCGCAACCAGCTCCTCTATCCTCTGGCCGGAGAACTCGCCGTATCGCGGCACTTTGCCCACCTCGAAGTAGACCGAGCCGTCGGGCGCCACGTAGGCGAAGCCCTTGTCCACGAGGGCCTTTATCCATCCCAACATATCCTCCACGTTCTCCGTCACTCTGGGGTAGGCGTACGCCGGCTTGACGTAGAGCCTCCGCATGACGTCGAAGTACTCGGATATGTACCGCTCCGGCACCTCGCGCCACCGCTTGACGGAATCCGCGCCGAACTCCTCCCTAGCCCTATTTATTATCTTGTCGTCGATGTCGGTGAAGTTTACGACTAGCCTCACCTGGAGGCCCAAGCGCTCTAGATAGCGGCGGAACATGTCGAAGAACACGTAGACTCTGCCGTGCCCCACGTGCACCGAGTCGTAGGGGGTTATGCCGCAGACGTAGCCGGAGGCGATCCCAGGAGTCCTCACGGAGAACTGCTCCATTCTTTTAGTCGCAGTGTTGTATATCCTCAGAGGCAGGGTCTGCGACACCCCGACATGAGGTGTAGGTGGTGCCGGCTTTTTAAATAAAGCGCCGCCACCTTTAAGTACGCCTCCAAACGTCCACATGGTCGACACAACGATAGAGGAGGTAGCCGCTAGGCGGGTCTTGACGGGCAGAGGCGACCTAACGGTGGAGGTCGAGGTGTACACTGCAGACGGCTTCGGGAGGGCGGCGGCCCCCGCCGGGGCCTCCAAGGGGAGACACGAGGTGGCCTTCCTGCCCGAGGGCGGCATCGACGAGGCCCTCGCGGCCTTTGAGAGGCTGGTAGCGCCGGAGCTGGCGGGCCTCGACGCGGCGGAGCAGTACGCGGTGGATGGGAAGCTGGAGGAGGTCGACGGCACTGGCCGTTTCGAGAAGATAGGCGGGGCCGTCGCGGTGGCCACGTCCATGGCGGCCGCAAGGGCGGCAGCCAACACGTTGGGCATACCGCTCTTCAGACATCTGGGAGGCGCCGCGGCGAGGACGATCCCGCTGCCTCTGGGCAACGCAATAGGCGGAGGCAAACACAGCAGAGGCCTAGGCCCCGATCTGCAGGAGTTCCTCGTAATCCCGCTCAACCCGCCGGATGCGGCCGCCGCAGTGCTGGCCAACTTGGAGGTGCACAGAAGGGCCCTCAAGTACATAACCAAGGTGGATCCGCACTTCACTGGGGGCAAAAACGACGAGGGGGCCTGGACCCCCAGGGTCTCGGCAGAGACTGCGTTGAGGATACTGAAAGAGGCCGCCGCGGAGGTGTCCAAGGAGACGGGCGTGGAGATAGGGCTCGGCGTGGACGCGGCCGCGTCGAGCCTCTGGAACGGGGCCAAGTACGTATACCAGAACGAGGGCAAGGAGAGGACCCCGAGAGAGCAACTGGAGTACATGGCCAAGCTGTTGGACGAGTTCGGGCTGGTGTACCTCGAGGATCCCTTCCAGGAAGACGACTTCCAGTCCTTCGCTGAGCTGACCGATAGATATAGGGACAGGCTGATAGTCGGCGACGACCTCTACGTGACCAACGCGGCGAGGATAGAGGAGGGGGGCAAAATGAGGGCAACCACCGCCGTCTTGATCAAGCCAGACCAGACGGGGACTTTGACGAGGGCCGCCGAGGCCGTGAAGACGGCGCGGAGGTACGGCATGAAGGTGGTGGCCTCTCACAGATCGGGCGACACGGAGTACGACACGTTGGCCCACGTTGCGGTGGCCCTAGGCGCCGAGGTTATAAAGACGGGGATTGTCGGCGGCGAGAGGACGGCCAAGCTGAACGAGCTCATCAGGATAGGCGAATACCTAGGCAAGTGGGGCAGGATGGCGGCGATTAGGCCGTGAGGAGCCTGATAATCGCGCTGGCGGCCGCCGCGGCGGTCGCGATAGCCCTCTACGCGCTGGCGCCCTACCTGACTGGCGCCGGGACCCCTCAAGCGAGCCAGACGGCGCCGCCGGCGGGCTCGACGACCTCGGCGGGGGCGAGCACGGCCGCCTCGACATCCACGTCCAGCGCCTCGGCGTCCTCCACCACATCGGAGACGGTTGCAAGCACTACGAGCCAGCCCGCCGCACAGACGTCGACTACAGCCACGTTGACGTCCGCGCCGACGTTCGCCGGTGCGCCGAGGCCGAACATAACTTTGGTGCTGGAGACGGCCGTGGTCAACACGACCAGGTTGCCCGCCAACGCGACCCTCATATTTAGGGCTGAGAACCGCGGCGAGGCGCCCGGCGTGGTGTACGTCAACGGGACCGCCGTGAGGCTGAGGCCCGGCGAGGCCGCCGAGCTTAACTTCACCGTGGCCGTGAGCCGCGCGGGGGCCAACTACGTGTTGCTGTACATAAACGGGACGCCGGCCGTGTATAGGTTCACTACGTTGTACTACACGCCGGTCTTCGCGGCGGAGCCCGTGACGGTGAGGACGTACAGACTGCCTGCGTTGGTCGTAGTGAACGTGACGGTTAGGAACGTGGGCAACTACACCGGCTACTTCAACGGAGTCGCGGTGCCGCCTGGAGGGAACGCCACGGCGCAGGTGGAAATAAACGCGACGGCGGCGGGGACGTACTGGGTAAAGGCAGACGGAGTGCCCGTGGAGGTACACGTGGTGTATCTGGCCACCGGCTACTCCGTGGCTATATGGTCGCCGACCGTCGAGGCGGCCCCCGGCGAGCCCGTGCCGGTGGGCTTCTTGATCAAGAACACGGGCAACGCCACCGAGGCGCTTACGGTCAACGGAACGCTCTACGTGTTGAGGCCCGGCGAGAGCGTCTGGGCTAACTACACGGTCCCCGCCTACAGCCGCAGGCCCGTGGCGCTTATCGTCAACGGGACGACGTGGAGGTGGGCCCTCAACGTGAGCATCATAGCGGTGAATGCCCTTCTGAATATAGGCGGGGGCGTGTACAACCCCGCCCTCTCGCCCCAGATAGTCATATCATCGAGCCAAAGCGCCGTGCCCTACACGTGGATCATCTCCACCAACGCCACTGAGAGGGCCGTCGCTCTAGTGATCAACGGCACTGTGTATACCGTCCAGCCCGGGGGGCGGCTCCTCATCAACGGGACCTTGCAAGCGAGGCTCAACGACTGGAACACTGTGTCCGTCGTCGTAAACGGCACGGCCTACTCTATACAGGTATACGTCGAGCTGAAGCCCCCCACGCTCTATGTGGCCCAGATAACCGGCTTGTCGTTCACAGATAGGAGGACGTACATAGAGTACGCCAGCTGTAGCGGGACGCCCATAGGGTCGGTGCCATTCACGGCGACGGTCTACAGCATGAGCGGCTCCGTGACGTACTCGGGCAACACCATAACCTTCTCGGGCTCAATAACTGTATACATAGATATATTGGGCAAGACCATCACGGCTAGCTACAGCGGTAGCTCGACAAACGGGGTGGGGCAGGTGACGTCCACCATAGGCCACTACACCATAGCCGTGTCCTTCTCCGGCGGCACGGTAACCTCGGTGACCGTCAACGGCCAGCCGGTGAGCTGCGGCACGTCAATTATACCTATACCCGCCTTCATGTACCAGAAGCCGCCCACCGGGACTATAGACGCCGTGTCCTTCGCGTCCCGGATAGCCGACCTATTCGCGAAGGGAGGTAGCGACGCGATAGTCGACGCATACTACAACGGCCGCTACGTCGTGCTCGTCGACGCCAGCGGTAATACGATGACCTACAGCGGAGGCGCCATAAACGGGCCGTTGCAGGTGTCGATATACGGACAGATATCCGTATCATAATTTTGGACGCGAAAAGTTTAAATATACCCTCCACCACACGGTTATGCATAACCCCAAGACAACGGTATTCCTAATACTGGTAATCGGCCTAATAACAATAGGGATAGCCCACGCCCAAGGCTCGCAAGCGGGCGGCGGGCTCTACGCCCCCGGAGCGACCATAACCTACAACATAACATGGCAGATAAACACGGAATGCCCGGCATGTCAAGCACTCTACGGGAAACACCCGTGGGCTCCAGCCGCCAACCTAACTAACAGTTACTCCTGGGCCGCCGGCAAGCAGTTCACGCTGGTCATACGCGATCTGAATGAGACCACCTCCCTCACAAACATTGTCGTCAACGCCACGGCCAACAAGACGGGCTTCGTGACGTTCCAAGTCAAGGCCCCAGCCAGCCAAGTCAACATCTACACTAGGTGGGATATCGCTCTCCTAGTCAACTGGCACGGCTACTACTTCCTGCTCTTCGAAGTCCCCAACTTCAAAGGCACATTCGCAGACTTAATGGGCAACTTCACGGGCCAATACTACACGATACTTCCTAACGGCACAGTCATCAACAACTACTACTCGAGTTACCTTAACCTCACATTCCTTTGGCTGCACCAGTTCTATCTGGGCGTGTGGACCGCAGGCCAGCCCTACAACTTGACTCTGGTCGAGACGCTGTCAATAAACGGTACCCCTGTCTATACATGGACGTATAAGCCGCTGTCGAAACTGACAATACCTAACGGCACCGTCTTCGGGCCCATTACTTACCTCGGCACTTACGTGACCTCGCTAGGCACGGCGGGCCAGAACGTAAGTAGCTATCTGTCGCCGTCCAGCGTCTCCTACACGTTCAAGGTGGTTATGTCCATCTACAACCAGCAGACAGGGACGTACGTACAGCAGACATTGATAGAAAGCACTAACCACATCAACACATCGTATCCGGGCACGCCGCCAGCTCCGAACCAATTCTACGTCATCGCGACGTTGAACTACACAACTATGACCAACGCCTCCTCGGTCGACGCCACGTGCCAGCAGCTGGTCATATGGCCGTTGCCGCTCAGCACCTTGACTATCGGCATGCTCTACGACATAAAGGGCAACCCAATACTCAGCCCCGAGTACTTCACCTTTAAGATCCAGGAGAACATAGGCGGCTACCCGCTGACCATATCCCAGCAACAAGGCGGTTGGTCCACCGACATAACCGACGTCAGGTTCAGCTTCCTCCGCGCGCTCTGTGGCGGCGGGACCATATCCAGCTTTTCTGACCTGGTCAACTGCTTCAACACCCTCACCCGCACGAAGCTGATAAATGCGGTCTATAGCATATACAAGCACCCGACCCTCGCCTGGATAAGCGGCATCCGCATACTCACGGATCAGAGTGCTCAGCTGTCCTCGGTTAACCTCAGCCCCAGGCTGATAGTTGAATACTCATACCAAGCCATCCAGTACACTTCGTCCCAGCCGCAACCCACCAGCGGCTATATTGACGCCGTGGTTTTCCAAGCCCCGCTTAATGCAACCGGACTGGTTAATAAGACTGTTGACCTAACAGTCGCTATACTGCCCGTGCAGATACCGCTGTGGTGGCGCAACGGCATGGCTCTGCCCAACGGTCAGCCCTTCAATAACCCCGCGTTGGCTCAAGGCCTCACCTTTGTGTTCCAGGGCACCACGGCGTATTTGAATGAGACCGGCCAATACGCAGTCGTGGCCGACCCGTGGAGCAGTAGCGCCACCGGCACCAACCAGTTCAACACATTATACCTGTGGGCTCTCCCGCCGTATGAGTACGTGCCCATAACTCCCGGCGTCTACGCCGATCTGCTCACTTTGTTCAACGCCAGCGGCTATCTGCCCCTCCCGCCGCTGAACGCGATACTCGCTAAATCGGGCTCTACGTACTACATTAAGTACCTCAACTGGAGCCAAGCCGTTGCTCTAAGCAATCTCTTCAGCCAGTACGGCCTCTCCGTAGGCACGAACCAGTACACCTACAGCTTCAGAATATACGCCGGCTCTATACTGGTGGGCACTGCCAACGTCGTGGCGACGTATCCGTTGGTGTACCCTAACGGCACCATGGTGGAAACCCAGAGCAACGTGGCCAATACGCTCTACGCCCAGTACGGCCCTAAGGCGTACCCAGACGCCTACACGGTACAGGCAGTCTACTACAACGCCACCGCCACCCCCGGCGTGTACGGCCTACAAGCCCAGAAGCTAGGGTTCTACAACCTCGAGCACGCTATAAATATCGCGATCAACCTCAAGACGATGAACTTCCTGTTCAAGGACTTCTGCGGCAACGTGCCGTCTGTGGTCAACGGCACCATAAGCCTGACTGTCGTATACGGCGGCCAGAACATAACTCTGTCCCAGCTGCCCGTGGCGGCCGAGGTCCCCGTCACCATACCCGCGGCGGTCGACCAGTGGGGCGCTCCGCTGACCAATAAGGCGACTGCCTACGTTACGCTGAACTACTTCGGCTATAAGCTGTACGGCACCACCAACAACACGGCCTTGCCCACAAGCCCCGTGCCCATATCCGTGGCGCTGGCCAACGCCCCCTACTTCAAGCCCGTCGTGTATCTGCCCATAGCGCCGCAAGTCTTCCGCGTCATGGCCGCCGTCTGGACGGAGGAGGACCCAGTGGGCGGCCCCGCTAAGGAGGTGTATCTAGGCCCGCAGTACCCGTTGGTCGGCTTCGTGCTGGTGCCCACAAGCCTTGCGCCGGGCTATGTGGGTGTTAGGATGGGCGAGTCCATAAGCAACGCCTCGGGCTACGCCTACTTCGACGAGCTACCGCTGAACGTGACGTTCCGGATGACCGTCCGCACGATAATACCGCAGGTGGACATGTACTGGCCGTACACGGCGGCCCAGACGCTCTACGGCAACTCGTACGCCGACTACGCCCAGTGGCTGGGCCTCAACGCCACTAACTTCGTCTACACGTTGGGCACTAGAGATCGTATAGACGCCGGCATAGTCGCCAACAGCACCACCCTGAAGCTGACCACTTGGTGCGCCAAGCCGCAGACCTTTGAGGCTCAGGTGTACAACCCGGTGTTTAGGATATTCGACAAGACTGGCCAGCACCTGCTGTCCAGTCAGTTCATAGTGCCCGGCCCCTATCCCGGCGCTGCCCCGCCGATACTGGCCAACGTGACATTGGTGATAGCGGACGACCGCAGCCCGTACCTCTATGCATCTAGATGGTTCAACTTCACCGATGGGGACTTCAATGTCTTGACCGACTTCAGGCTTGTGGGCATGACCGGCATGCAGTCCATATGGCAGAGCATAGCCGCCAAGTATCTGAGCAAGGCGCAAGCCTTCGCCGGATGCACCGCGCCGCCGACCGGCAACTTATCCGACGTGGCCAACGCCCTGGCGTATGCGGCTATGGCCAGCTGGCTCGCCAACTCCTCCACCAACCTCTACTCCGCAGTCTTTACGTTGTACTCTGCGCAACCCAACAACAGCAAGCTGTCCGTCTGCAGCCTGACGCCGACTACCGTCGGCACCTACGACATAGCCCACCTGTTCCTGCCCGGCATGAGGCTACACGTGAGGGTGTGGTATATGGGCTATTTGGTGTACGACGGTTATGTCACGCTAACCAAGCCCACCGTCGACATAAGGGCCAGCGTCGTGCCGCTTAACGTCACCGCCTTCACTAAGGACATGAGGTTGCCTGTCAACGCGTACATAGGCTTCACGCTGGCCAACGGCTACTTCGGCTTTGCGTTCAATAGCCCATACTCTGGCGTCAACTTCAGCGACACCTATATACTGTACTCGCTGGTCGAGCCGTACGGCTTCCAGCCTCTATGGTTGAGTTCTATACTGACCAGCCTAACCGGCTACGGCACGCCTGCGCTGCACGATGACGCTGTCCAGTATAACTTCACTAGCAGATACGCCTACTACGGCGCTTATAAGACTGTCACCGCCGGCGCTGAGTTCGTCTACCTGCCCAACCTGTTCGTGTCGCGCAACCTGACCACGCCGGTATACCTCTACACTGTCAACGGCACCGGCTACGAGCACGCCGCCAGCTTCGACAGGTGGGTCAGCGTGAGCTACCCGCCGACTACCATACGCACTCACAACTACTTCGAGAGGAACACATTCCTAGATCTATTGATGGGCGGCTATAATTTACCCGTGCCGGCGCCGTTCAGTAGCCCGTCGACCGGCGTGTACACGACCAGCTTCGCCATCTACATGTATAACCCGTACAACTCAACCAACCTACTCAACTATAAGACGTTGAGGCTGTATCTGCCTTGGGGCAACGGCACTAAGGCCATAGTGACCGTGAAGGCGGTCAACGCCAGTAACGGAGCCAGCTACACCGCTACGTTCAACCTATCGAACTACTCCAACTTGACGCAGAACTTGTTGGCGTACGACATAATTCTGCGCAACATAGCGCTGAACCTAGTGCCCGGAAACGCCACGGCCGAGATAGTATTCACCATCACCGTTAACTACACCGCCGGGCCTACCACCTCGCTGTACAGCGTTCCGACAGCCACGCTGATAAACGGCCTCTACGCCTATGCGGCGTACGACAACACCACGGTGGCGACCGCCGCCGGCGCTAACGTCACTCTGCATTTCATAAACGTCATGTTGCCTGCCGACTCCAAGTACATACAGTGGGGCGGATTCGGCGCGCCCGTCACCTACATAGTGCCCGCTGGCCAGATTGCCCTGCTTCCCGAATACGCCGACGATGCGTACGTGTCGCTTGCCGGCTCCTACATAGCCAGGATATGGATAATAGCCGCCGGCTCTAAGGAGGCTCTCTGCACCTCCGGTCCCAACGTGCTGGGTCCGCTGACCGACAGCAAGGGCGCCTACATCACTGGCTACGACTTCTTCGGCAAGCGGTACCTCGTGGTGAACTACATACCCGCCTCGACTCCCGCCACCAAGTCGTCGGTGCCCGTCTACACCAACACCTACCTAGACGAGTTCTACGACGGCTCTGGCATGGTCGCCGGCCTCGGGTTCCCGATAGGCGGAACCAGCGCCTTCGCCATAGGCGCCTACCTCGGCAAGCCCGTCTGGGATGTCAGTGCGCTGTATGCCATGGGCGTGACCAGCCTGCAGTTGCCCACCACCGCGCTGGACTACCTGACTGTGTACAACAACGCCTCCTTCCCGATACTGGTATCCGGAGTGACCGTGTCGTGCGGCGGCTCCAGCTACACGATACCCATCAACGCCTCCACCGGCTACGTCTATGTGAATGTGTCCCAGCAGAAGTCGATACCGCTGAACGGCTACGGCTTCGGCAGATCCTACGCCGTGAACGCCTCGGGCCTCTGGAGCCTCGACGTCTACGCTCCGCAGTATGAGTACTCCGTCAAGGCCTACTACGGCGGCGTCGTCGACACGCTCAAGCACTTCATAAACGACATACCGATACAGGCGAACAGGACTCTGTCGCCCACCATAAAGGCCGAGCTGATGAATGCCTACCAGCTCGCCCAGCAGGCGTTGAACAACTACACGTTGCTGGTGAAGCTGTTCAACCTACAGCCGCTGAGCTCTACTTCCTACCCAGAAAAAGTGCTCTATGCCAGCTATGCCGATAGACCCAGGAACGGTTGGCAGTACACCTTCAATGTGGTGAGCGAGTCCGCGAAATACTGCACCGGATCGGTTGTCTACTACATAGCTAAATTGTTCAACGGCCTCTTCGCGATAGCTACCAACGTCTACAATGGTTCCGCCGTGATCTACTACGATAATAAATATGTTGTATTGCCTGTCAATAGCACCGTCTTGGCACAGCCACCTTCCGTGACCGTCCTGAATATAACCTATCTCAGTAGCGGCACGGTCGTCGTCTATCTATCTAACAGCACCACGCTGATCTACAACAACGTGTCCAAGGTCATATGGCCCGCCTACTTTGTCGAGGTTATATGGCCCCTTAACCTCGCCGGTAACTACTACCTAGCGGTCAGCTATAACTCAATAAGCATCCCCATCTGTAATTATAAGACTTCCACGACCGAGTGGACGGCCGGCACTTGGGGCACGTTGACCACCAACTCCAGCGACTACGACTTCAAGTACTTCTTCAACTTCCCCGAGCTACCGCTGAAGTACATACTGGACTGGAACGCCAGGCCGCTTGCTAACCAGACCGTGGTGCTGTTCGACAGGGCGACGCACCAGGTGTACGCAGTGATATTCACCACCAACACCGGCCAGCTGTTCTACGACCTGCCCAACATCGGCGCCATGGGTCTGAGCAACGACATCTACGTGAGCTGGTTCGACGGCTATCCGTTGATGGTGCTGACCGGCGATCCGGCCTACCTAGTGTGGGTCTACCAGCAGGACGTAGGCAACGACGTGTACCAGCTGGGCAACGCCGCCACGTCGGCTGAGATAAGGACCTACGTGTATCCCGCTACGCTGACCGTCAATGGCCCCAACGGCCAGCCGCTCGCTGGCGTGGTCGTGCAGGTGTTCGACGACGCTACTAAGGGCGCCATGTTCTACTTCATGAACACCACCAGTAGCGCCGGCTCCGTGACTGTCTACGACAAGCTGGTGTCCAGCTATCCGGGCGGCTTCCTGTCCCAGCTACCGTCGACGAACTTCGACTACAACATACTGTATCCGTACAGCTCCGGCACCGCCGCCGCTCCCGCCGACGGCGCTGTCTGGGTCCCCGTAGCCACCGGCACCTTCTCGATACAGCGCGGCGCCACCGTGCCCAGTAGCGGCTACTCCATAACCTCCACCGTGACCTTCGCCACGCAGATACCGCTGTCCCAGCCCGTCGGCGTCAGCGGCACCTTCTACATGCAGACTCCCAGCGGCACTGTAGCCATACCGTTCAAGACAGTGACCGTATCCGGTACATCCTACATAGTGCCGTCTCAGCCTATACCCACCAGCGTGAGCTACCCGCTACAGATGGAGATAGACACAGTGACAGTCAACGGAGTTCCGATAAAGCTCGCGACGCCGTTCAAGACAACGCTGACCACCACGTCTCTGCCGAGCTCTTTCGACCTTGCATCACTCGGCCTGCTGGCGCAGGTCACTGTGCAGGCCCAGGACGGCTTCGGGAAGCTTAGGACCGACTGGCCGATCACCGTCTCGCTGAACGGCCAGACCGTGGCGACCGGCAACGGTGTTGTGACTGCCTACCTACCGTTGAGCCAGTACGCCGGCGCCTACAACGTGACCGTGGCTACTACGGTCAAGACTCCCAGCGGCTCAGTCGTGGTCAACACCACTACGCTGACCGTCAGCGGGCCGACCACCTACGTAGTCAGCGTGCCGTCCGGCGTGATATCTGCTAGCGTAGTCGACGCCTTCGGCACCGCCCTCAGTAGCTCGCCTGTGCAGATAACCAACGTCGCTACCGGCACCGGCTCCGTTACCGCCGAGGTGCTAGCCGGCACCTACACCGTATCCGCCCAGGCCTTCGGCTACACGTGGAGCAAGACGGTCACCGTCTCTAGAGGACAGACCGCGACCGTGCAGATAGTGGTGCCCACCGCCAAGATCTCCGCCAGCGTAGTCGACCAGGCCATGGGCTCCGTCGGCCAGTGGCCCATACAGATAATAGGCCCCAGCGGCTCCGCGGTGGCCTCCGGCACCGGCTCAGTGACTGCCGAGGTCCTTGCCCAGGACAACACCGGCGCGCCGCTCCAGTACAACGTAGTGGCCGTGACGCCGTTCGGCACCTACTCCACCGGCTCGTTCACGCTGTCGCCTGGTCAGACCGCCACCAAGACCATAACCGTCCCGACCGCTGTGCTGCAGATATCCGCCGTCGACGACAACGGCTATCCCATCAACAACATGGTGTCGCAGGTAGACGTCTACTTCGCCAACGGCACTCTGTACAAGAGCTTCTCGTCCGCCCCTGTCAGCGTCGAGGTGTTGGCCGGCCAGCA of the Thermoproteus uzoniensis 768-20 genome contains:
- a CDS encoding aspartyl protease family protein; this encodes MFTVKARVWAVGRISGAVEVDLLVDTGATYTVLPASLLARLG
- the cysS gene encoding cysteine--tRNA ligase, which encodes MRIYNTATKRMEQFSVRTPGIASGYVCGITPYDSVHVGHGRVYVFFDMFRRYLERLGLQVRLVVNFTDIDDKIINRAREEFGADSVKRWREVPERYISEYFDVMRRLYVKPAYAYPRVTENVEDMLGWIKALVDKGFAYVAPDGSVYFEVGKVPRYGEFSGQRIEELVAGARVEPEPGKRNPLDFALWKSWSPGEPWWDSPWCPGRPGWHLECVVMSTKHLGVPFDFHGGGADLIFPHHENEIAIARAMFGVDYFARYWIHVGYLTVRGEKMSKSLGNIITLREVLSKYSGEALRLAYAMSHYRKPMEFSFELLDRAEDMVKTLYTAYDELGQAVADAGEGGSEPVVEPFYKYVEGFYEALNDDFSTNEAAQRLYDAARYIISTVLHKIDKISREAVLDVLSKYVEMADVLGLLERREVPKEVQEAVKALVEARARLRQERQYQLADQIRERLSALGVDLHDFGQRTYYTYRRR
- the eno gene encoding phosphopyruvate hydratase gives rise to the protein MVDTTIEEVAARRVLTGRGDLTVEVEVYTADGFGRAAAPAGASKGRHEVAFLPEGGIDEALAAFERLVAPELAGLDAAEQYAVDGKLEEVDGTGRFEKIGGAVAVATSMAAARAAANTLGIPLFRHLGGAAARTIPLPLGNAIGGGKHSRGLGPDLQEFLVIPLNPPDAAAAVLANLEVHRRALKYITKVDPHFTGGKNDEGAWTPRVSAETALRILKEAAAEVSKETGVEIGLGVDAAASSLWNGAKYVYQNEGKERTPREQLEYMAKLLDEFGLVYLEDPFQEDDFQSFAELTDRYRDRLIVGDDLYVTNAARIEEGGKMRATTAVLIKPDQTGTLTRAAEAVKTARRYGMKVVASHRSGDTEYDTLAHVAVALGAEVIKTGIVGGERTAKLNELIRIGEYLGKWGRMAAIRP